From a single Miscanthus floridulus cultivar M001 chromosome 8, ASM1932011v1, whole genome shotgun sequence genomic region:
- the LOC136471918 gene encoding xyloglucan endotransglycosylase/hydrolase protein 8-like — protein sequence MAPRSLAVLAVALALLQAASAKSWLGAKFTTDGTVREGYDASGQQVVMLSLDQHSGAAGFNSKEQFLYGEFSIEMKLIPGNSAGTVSCFYLSSGDGDGHDEIDMEFMGNSSGQPVVLNTNVWANGDGKKEHQFDLWFDPATDYHTYTIIWNPTNIIFKVDNLFIRSFKRYADLPYPSSKPMTLHATLWDGSYWATEKGKVPIDWSSAPFVVSYRSYSANACVSGGACRAGRDGWMSRQLDSAEWGTVRWAERNYMRYNYCQDGWRFPQGLPAECSRH from the exons ATGGCACCGCGTTCTCTGGCTGTGCTCGCCGTCGCCCTCGCGCTCTTGCAGGCCGCCTCGGCGAAGTCCTGGCTTGGCGCGAAGTTCACCACGGACGGCACCGTCCGCGAGGGATACGACGCTTCGGGCCAGCAGGTGGTGATGCTCAGCCTCGACCAGCACTCAGGCGCCGCCGGCTTCAACTCCAAGGAGCAGTTCCTCTACGGCGAGTTCAGCATCGAGATGAAGCTCATCCCCGGCAACTCCGCCGGCACCGTCTCGTGCTTCTAC CTTTCTTCTGGCGACGGCGACGGGCACGACGAGATCGACATGGAGTTCATGGGCAACTCCAGCGGCCAGCCGGTGGTGCTCAACACCAACGTGTGGGCCAACGGCGACGGCAAGAAGGAGCACCAGTTCGACCTGTGGTTCGACCCGGCCACCGACTACCACACCTACACCATCATCTGGAACCCGACCAACATCATCTTCAAGGTGGACAACCTCTTCATCCGGTCCTTCAAGCGCTACGCCGACCTGCCGTACCCGAGCTCCAAGCCCATGACGCTGCACGCCACGCTGTGGGACGGCAGCTACTGGGCCACCGAGAAGGGCAAGGTGCCCATCGACTGGTCCAGCGCGCCCTTCGTCGTCTCCTACCGCAGCTACTCCGCCAACGCCTGCGTCAGCGGCGGCGCCTGCCGTGCCGGCAGGGACGGGTGGATGAGCAGGCAGCTCGACAGCGCCGAGTGGGGCACCGTCAGGTGGGCGGAGCGCAACTACATGCGCTACAACTACTGCCAGGATGGGTGGAGGTTCCCGCAAGGACTCCCCGCCGAATGCAGCCGCCACTGA